In Micromonospora sp. WMMA1363, a genomic segment contains:
- a CDS encoding helix-turn-helix transcriptional regulator has product MVIKAPAEMLDRPEIRRALRSGDWSTVLQVFIRETDASQTDISVAVGVSQPHVSRLMNGQSKEPGIRTVRALCDGLGIPRSLAGLLDDQEDDTNRRQFLAGAAGVSGLALIGTVEGDVPVESQDEERLLTIPSATYRRPEQRLPSRSLIAPVSAHLALVRQLATRNGHSPAHTRRLFAVLSETAGLAAWLYVDIEDRANARRHYQLAVRAAERSGHPLLPAYMQASTSQFAANCGDGTESVRLVADARHRLPRSAPAIAGIWMDAIESLALAQIRDRNALTKLDQAEARLARGSNDEPVWPWIFRFDERKLAGFRAQAAGKLGRVKVAEKALQLAHDPQQAPKPRAVMDVLRAGVLAQSGRVDEACRLAADAFGVGQTFDSERVTRAVAAFRNTLGTRSCRAVAELDERLYATYREEL; this is encoded by the coding sequence GTGGTGATCAAGGCGCCGGCTGAGATGCTCGACCGGCCCGAGATCAGGCGCGCGCTCCGGTCCGGTGACTGGTCCACGGTGCTACAGGTCTTCATCAGGGAAACCGACGCGTCGCAGACCGACATCTCGGTAGCGGTTGGCGTCTCACAGCCGCACGTCTCGCGGCTGATGAACGGTCAGAGTAAGGAGCCGGGCATCCGCACCGTGCGAGCACTTTGCGACGGCTTGGGCATCCCGAGGTCGCTCGCGGGCTTGCTCGATGACCAGGAGGATGACACGAACCGTCGCCAGTTCCTCGCGGGCGCCGCAGGCGTCTCGGGGCTTGCGTTGATTGGCACCGTCGAAGGTGACGTTCCCGTCGAATCGCAGGACGAGGAACGGCTGTTGACGATCCCATCCGCCACCTATCGCCGGCCAGAGCAGCGACTACCCTCTCGTAGTCTTATCGCTCCGGTCAGCGCCCACCTTGCCCTCGTTCGCCAGCTCGCCACCCGTAACGGACACTCACCAGCACATACCCGCAGGCTGTTCGCCGTGCTCAGCGAGACGGCGGGACTGGCCGCGTGGCTATACGTCGATATAGAGGACCGGGCCAACGCCCGCCGCCACTACCAACTCGCCGTGCGGGCGGCCGAGCGGTCGGGTCACCCGCTTCTGCCGGCCTACATGCAGGCGAGCACAAGCCAATTCGCCGCCAATTGCGGCGACGGGACCGAAAGCGTACGGCTTGTTGCAGACGCTCGCCACCGGCTCCCGCGCTCGGCCCCGGCCATCGCCGGTATCTGGATGGACGCGATCGAGTCGCTTGCCCTCGCTCAGATCCGGGACCGCAACGCTCTCACGAAGTTGGATCAGGCAGAAGCACGGCTTGCTCGGGGCTCGAACGACGAGCCCGTATGGCCGTGGATCTTCCGCTTCGATGAGCGGAAGCTAGCCGGGTTTCGAGCGCAGGCCGCCGGCAAGCTGGGGCGAGTGAAGGTTGCCGAAAAGGCGTTGCAACTAGCACATGATCCGCAACAGGCACCAAAGCCACGTGCCGTAATGGACGTCTTGCGGGCGGGCGTGCTGGCTCAGTCCGGCAGGGTGGACGAGGCGTGCAGGCTTGCCGCCGATGCGTTCGGGGTGGGACAGACCTTCGACTCAGAGCGCGTCACGCGGGCTGTAGCCGCATTCCGGAACACCCTCGGCACGCGGTCATGTCGTGCCGTGGCCGAGCTGGACGAACGGCTGTACGCGACCTACCGGGAGGAGCTTTGA
- a CDS encoding DUF3566 domain-containing protein, which translates to MTETQAKSGNTGTSANPVDEAAAKSGAPATGRAAVGRATVPADAPAPKFTRAPGMVPPPDKPAEEPATTDKPEKATDTTRVDAPSTGGTATSTAARPATTQPIPVGAGWAASAGNTGTQPQVSGTGTQSQPGGRPQGGGLPPGIGGAAAVGAARVGEAVRAARTTVSSAASRGPRRARLNLKRIDPWSVMKFAFAVSVVLFIVVVVATSVLYLALDAMGVFNSVNESLRDLVSAGGGQSAGGFQVTARGVILSSALIGLVNVVLFTALATLGAFVYNVCADLVGGIELTLAERD; encoded by the coding sequence ATGACGGAGACACAGGCGAAGTCGGGGAACACGGGGACCTCGGCCAACCCGGTCGACGAGGCGGCCGCGAAGAGTGGAGCGCCAGCGACCGGCCGCGCGGCCGTGGGCCGGGCGACCGTCCCCGCCGACGCGCCTGCCCCGAAGTTCACCAGGGCTCCCGGGATGGTGCCGCCGCCGGACAAACCCGCCGAGGAACCGGCCACCACGGACAAGCCGGAGAAGGCCACCGACACGACCAGGGTTGACGCCCCGAGCACGGGCGGCACCGCCACGTCGACTGCGGCGCGTCCGGCGACGACCCAGCCCATCCCCGTCGGAGCCGGATGGGCCGCGTCGGCCGGTAACACGGGTACCCAGCCGCAGGTGAGCGGGACCGGCACCCAGTCACAGCCGGGTGGCCGGCCGCAGGGCGGCGGCCTTCCGCCGGGCATCGGCGGAGCGGCGGCCGTCGGGGCCGCACGAGTGGGCGAGGCGGTACGCGCCGCGCGTACCACGGTCAGCTCGGCGGCGTCGCGCGGGCCGCGCCGCGCCCGGCTGAACCTCAAGCGGATCGACCCTTGGTCGGTGATGAAGTTCGCCTTCGCGGTGTCGGTGGTGCTCTTCATCGTCGTGGTGGTGGCGACCTCGGTGCTGTACCTGGCGCTGGACGCGATGGGTGTGTTCAACAGTGTGAACGAGAGCCTGCGGGACCTGGTCAGTGCCGGCGGCGGGCAGAGCGCCGGCGGCTTCCAGGTCACCGCCCGTGGCGTGATCCTGAGTTCGGCGTTGATCGGACTGGTCAACGTGGTGCTGTTCACCGCGCTGGCCACGCTGGGGGCGTTCGTCTACAACGTGTGCGCCGATCTGGTCGGCGGCATCGAGCTGACGCTCGCCGAGCGCGACTGA
- the gyrA gene encoding DNA gyrase subunit A, producing the protein MTDTPEPTPNEPEAPDTLGAVVARDRVEPVGLEVEMQRSYLDYAMSVIVGRALPDVRDGLKPVHRKILYAMFDSGYRPDRGYVKCSRVVGDVMGQFHPHGDTAIYDALVRMAQPWSLRYPLVDGNGNFGSPGNDPAAAMRYTECKLDPLAMEMLRDIDEDTVDLQDNYDGRAKEPTILPSRIPNLLVNGSEGIAVGMATKIPPHNLREIGAAVQWCLEHPDEDEATTLEALLGIVKGPDFPTHGLIVGTAGIQDAYRTGRGSIRMRAVVEVEEDKRGRPALVVSELPYQVNPDNLAERIAELIKEGKLGGIADIRDESSGRTGMRIVLVLKRDAVAKVVLNNLYKHTQLQETFGANMLALVDGVPRTLNLAQFLRYYVEHQVEVIRRRTAFRLRKAEERAHILRGLAKALDALDEVIALIRRSPTVEDARQGLIRLLDIDEIQATAILDMQLRRLAALERQRILDDLVKLELEIADLKDILAKPERQRRIVSEELGEIVAKWGDDRRTQIIPFDGEVSMEDLIAREDVVVTITRTGYAKRTKADAYRSQRRGGKGVSGASLRQDDIVSHFFVCSTHDWILFFTNKGRVYRAKAYELPEASRVAKGQHVANLLAFQPDEQIAQIIEIPHYQVAPYLVLATKNGLVKKTRLEEFDSNRSGGIIAINLRDEDELVGAALVAPEQDLLLVSKNAQAIRFNASDEALRPMGRATSGVIGMRFSEEDVLLAMEVVRDGLDVLVATNGGYAKRTPIEEYPVQGRGGKGVLTAKITERRGGLVGAVVIDPDDELFAITSNGGVIRTPVKPVRRTRDRNTMGVKLMDLPDGVTIVAIARNADEPDEQD; encoded by the coding sequence GTGACGGATACCCCCGAGCCCACCCCGAACGAGCCCGAGGCCCCAGATACTCTCGGCGCAGTCGTCGCGCGCGACCGCGTCGAGCCGGTCGGGCTCGAAGTGGAGATGCAGCGCTCCTACCTCGACTACGCCATGAGCGTCATCGTCGGGCGGGCGCTGCCGGACGTCCGGGACGGGCTCAAGCCGGTCCACCGCAAGATCCTCTACGCGATGTTCGACTCGGGGTACCGGCCGGATCGCGGGTACGTGAAGTGCTCCCGAGTGGTCGGCGACGTGATGGGTCAGTTCCACCCGCACGGCGACACGGCGATCTACGACGCGCTGGTCCGGATGGCGCAGCCCTGGTCGCTGCGCTACCCGCTGGTCGACGGCAACGGCAACTTCGGCTCGCCCGGAAACGACCCGGCCGCCGCGATGCGTTACACCGAGTGCAAGCTCGACCCGCTGGCCATGGAGATGCTGCGGGACATCGACGAGGACACCGTCGACCTCCAGGACAACTACGACGGCCGGGCCAAGGAGCCCACCATCCTGCCGTCCCGCATTCCGAACCTGCTGGTCAACGGATCCGAGGGCATCGCGGTCGGCATGGCGACCAAGATCCCACCGCACAACCTGCGGGAGATCGGCGCAGCCGTCCAGTGGTGCCTGGAGCACCCGGACGAGGACGAGGCCACCACACTCGAGGCGTTGCTGGGGATCGTCAAGGGTCCCGACTTCCCGACGCACGGCCTGATCGTCGGCACGGCCGGCATCCAGGACGCCTACCGGACGGGCCGCGGTTCGATCCGGATGCGCGCCGTGGTGGAGGTCGAGGAGGACAAGCGGGGCCGGCCGGCGCTGGTGGTCAGCGAGCTGCCGTACCAGGTCAACCCGGACAACCTCGCCGAGCGGATCGCCGAGCTGATCAAAGAGGGCAAGCTCGGCGGCATCGCCGACATCCGGGACGAGTCCTCCGGGCGTACCGGTATGCGGATCGTGCTGGTGCTCAAGCGCGACGCGGTCGCCAAGGTGGTGCTGAACAACCTCTACAAGCACACCCAGCTCCAGGAAACCTTCGGTGCCAACATGCTGGCGCTGGTCGACGGGGTGCCGCGCACGCTCAACCTGGCCCAGTTCCTCCGCTACTACGTCGAGCACCAGGTCGAGGTGATCCGTCGGCGGACCGCGTTCCGGTTACGCAAGGCCGAGGAGCGGGCGCACATCCTGCGCGGCTTGGCCAAGGCGCTGGATGCCCTCGACGAGGTGATCGCCCTGATCCGGCGCTCGCCCACCGTGGAGGACGCCCGGCAGGGCCTGATCCGGCTGCTGGACATCGACGAGATCCAGGCGACAGCGATCCTGGACATGCAGCTTCGCCGGCTCGCTGCCCTCGAACGGCAGCGGATCCTCGACGACCTGGTCAAGCTGGAGCTGGAGATCGCCGACCTCAAGGACATTCTCGCCAAGCCGGAGCGGCAGCGGAGGATCGTCTCGGAGGAACTGGGCGAGATCGTCGCGAAGTGGGGCGACGATCGGCGCACGCAGATCATCCCGTTCGACGGCGAGGTCTCGATGGAAGACCTGATCGCCCGCGAGGACGTGGTGGTCACGATCACCCGGACCGGGTATGCGAAACGCACCAAGGCCGACGCCTACCGCTCGCAGCGGCGGGGCGGCAAGGGTGTCAGCGGTGCGTCGCTCCGGCAGGACGACATCGTCAGCCACTTCTTCGTGTGCTCGACGCACGACTGGATCCTGTTCTTCACCAACAAGGGGCGGGTCTACCGGGCCAAGGCGTACGAGCTGCCGGAAGCCAGTAGGGTTGCCAAGGGCCAGCACGTGGCCAACCTGCTCGCCTTCCAACCGGACGAGCAGATCGCACAGATCATCGAGATTCCGCACTACCAGGTAGCGCCCTACCTGGTACTGGCCACGAAGAACGGCCTGGTGAAGAAGACGAGGCTTGAGGAGTTCGACTCCAACCGGTCCGGCGGCATCATCGCAATCAACCTGCGCGACGAGGACGAGCTGGTAGGTGCCGCCCTGGTCGCCCCGGAGCAGGATCTGCTGCTGGTCTCCAAGAACGCGCAGGCGATCCGCTTCAACGCCTCGGACGAGGCGCTGCGGCCGATGGGTCGGGCGACCTCGGGTGTGATCGGGATGCGGTTCAGCGAGGAGGACGTGCTGCTGGCCATGGAGGTCGTCCGGGACGGTCTGGACGTGCTGGTGGCCACGAACGGTGGATATGCGAAACGCACCCCGATCGAGGAATACCCGGTGCAGGGCCGGGGAGGTAAGGGCGTGCTGACTGCGAAGATCACCGAGCGGCGCGGTGGTCTGGTCGGCGCTGTCGTGATCGACCCGGACGACGAGCTGTTTGCCATCACCAGCAATGGTGGTGTCATCCGGACTCCGGTGAAGCCTGTACGCCGTACCCGTGACCGGAACACAATGGGGGTTAAGCTGATGGACCTCCCGGACGGCGTGACTATCGTGGCGATTGCTCGCAATGCCGACGAGCCTGACGAACAGGACTAG
- a CDS encoding IS256 family transposase, which yields MLVDRARGDGLKLTGEGGLLQQLTKRVLESALDGEITDHVGYDKHDPAGRGSGNTRNGSRTKTVLTDVGPVEVRVPRDAAGTFEPQIVRKRQRRLTGVDDMVLSLSAKGLTHGEIAAHLAEVYGAEVSKQTISTITDKVMDGMAEWQNRPLDRVYPVVFIDAINVKIRDGQVANRPIYLAMAVTVDGHRDILGIWAGDGGEGAKYWLHVLTELKNRGVADVLMLVCDGLKGLPETVETVWPRTIVQTCVVHLLRNSFRYAARQDWDKIAKALRPVYTAATEDAATERFLEFAEAWGRKYPAIVKLWENAWAEFVPFLAFDVEIRKVICSTNAIESVNARIRRAVRARGHFPNEQAALKCVYMALMSLDPTGAGRRRWTMRWKAPLNAFQIAFEGRLTPANN from the coding sequence ATGCTGGTCGATCGGGCTCGTGGTGACGGGTTGAAGCTGACCGGCGAGGGTGGGCTGCTGCAGCAGCTGACGAAGCGGGTCCTCGAGTCGGCGTTGGATGGGGAGATCACCGACCACGTCGGCTACGACAAGCACGACCCGGCGGGTCGGGGTAGCGGGAACACCCGTAACGGCAGCCGGACCAAGACGGTGCTCACCGACGTCGGGCCGGTCGAGGTGCGGGTCCCACGCGACGCCGCCGGGACGTTCGAGCCGCAGATCGTGCGTAAGCGGCAGCGGCGTCTGACCGGCGTCGACGACATGGTCCTGTCGCTGTCGGCCAAGGGCCTGACCCACGGCGAGATCGCCGCGCACCTGGCTGAGGTCTACGGCGCTGAGGTGTCGAAGCAGACCATCTCCACGATCACCGACAAGGTCATGGACGGCATGGCCGAGTGGCAGAACCGGCCCCTGGACCGGGTCTACCCGGTCGTGTTCATCGACGCCATCAACGTCAAGATCAGGGACGGTCAGGTCGCGAACCGGCCGATCTACCTCGCGATGGCGGTCACCGTCGACGGCCACCGCGACATCCTCGGTATCTGGGCCGGTGACGGCGGCGAGGGCGCCAAGTACTGGCTGCACGTGCTCACCGAGTTGAAGAACCGCGGCGTGGCCGACGTGCTGATGCTGGTCTGTGACGGGCTCAAGGGACTGCCGGAGACGGTGGAGACGGTGTGGCCGCGCACGATCGTGCAGACGTGTGTGGTGCACCTGCTGCGCAACTCGTTCCGCTACGCCGCCCGGCAGGACTGGGACAAGATCGCCAAAGCGCTGCGGCCGGTCTACACCGCGGCGACCGAGGACGCCGCCACCGAGCGGTTCCTCGAGTTCGCCGAGGCGTGGGGCCGTAAGTATCCGGCGATCGTGAAGCTGTGGGAGAACGCGTGGGCGGAGTTCGTGCCGTTCCTCGCCTTCGACGTGGAGATCCGCAAGGTCATCTGCTCCACGAACGCGATCGAGTCCGTCAACGCCCGTATCCGCAGGGCCGTGCGAGCTCGTGGCCACTTCCCGAACGAGCAGGCCGCACTCAAGTGCGTCTACATGGCCTTGATGAGCCTCGACCCGACCGGAGCCGGCCGCCGACGCTGGACCATGCGCTGGAAAGCACCACTGAACGCCTTCCAGATCGCCTTCGAAGGCCGGCTCACCCCGGCCAACAACTGA
- a CDS encoding DLW-39 family protein: MFKKLLILAGVIGVAAVVAKKVKASNDERALWHEATTAPDLR, from the coding sequence ATGTTCAAGAAGCTGCTGATCCTGGCCGGTGTCATTGGTGTGGCAGCCGTGGTGGCCAAGAAGGTGAAGGCCTCCAACGACGAGCGCGCTCTGTGGCACGAGGCAACGACCGCGCCCGACCTGCGCTGA
- the tgmC gene encoding ATP-grasp peptide maturase system methyltransferase: MTATAEQLRNRLVDELTGHGWLTEEWRPAFTTVPRHAFLSRFFRQTPDRSRYEAVAAGAPGALELIYSNSVLPTQLDGDDARWEASRRDGPIDGVPTCSSTQPALMAIMLHALDVADGHRVLEIGTGTGYNAALLAHRLGSPLVTTVDIDAGLVERARTALTAVGYAPTVAATDGAAGYPGNAPYDRVIATCAVPAVPRSWLGQTRPGGVILTNLHREIGGGLLLRLTVDETGAGSGHPLDDYGSFMPLRSCPTPQTSALVRTASQATGDTHETHLPGPLSDDGEAWTALVALMLPDVARLDIDRPDGPVQWLVHPDGSWAYHHTPTRTVEQGGPRRLWTEVEDLHSRWTAHGKPGRPQIGVTLTAAGQQVWLNNPTEIIG, translated from the coding sequence ATGACCGCTACCGCCGAACAACTACGCAACCGCCTCGTGGACGAGCTGACCGGCCACGGCTGGCTCACCGAGGAGTGGCGGCCGGCGTTCACCACCGTGCCCCGCCACGCCTTCCTGTCCCGCTTCTTCCGCCAGACCCCCGACCGCAGCCGGTACGAGGCGGTCGCCGCGGGCGCCCCCGGGGCGTTGGAGCTGATCTACTCCAACAGCGTGCTCCCCACCCAACTCGACGGCGACGACGCCCGATGGGAAGCGTCCCGCCGCGACGGCCCGATCGACGGCGTGCCGACCTGTTCCAGCACCCAACCTGCCCTTATGGCGATCATGCTGCACGCGCTGGACGTGGCCGACGGGCACCGGGTGTTGGAAATCGGCACCGGCACCGGGTACAACGCCGCGCTCCTCGCCCACCGGCTCGGCTCGCCGCTGGTCACCACCGTCGACATCGACGCCGGGTTGGTCGAGCGGGCGCGCACTGCGTTGACCGCCGTCGGATACGCCCCTACGGTGGCCGCCACCGACGGCGCGGCCGGCTACCCCGGCAACGCCCCCTATGACCGGGTCATTGCTACGTGTGCCGTGCCGGCGGTGCCGCGCAGTTGGCTCGGGCAGACCCGCCCCGGCGGGGTGATCCTGACCAACCTGCACCGCGAGATCGGCGGCGGGCTGCTGCTGCGGCTGACCGTGGACGAGACTGGCGCGGGCAGCGGGCACCCGCTCGACGACTACGGCTCGTTCATGCCGCTGCGTTCCTGCCCCACCCCGCAGACCTCGGCGCTCGTACGCACCGCGTCGCAGGCCACCGGCGACACCCACGAAACCCACCTACCCGGCCCCCTCTCGGACGACGGGGAGGCGTGGACCGCGCTGGTGGCGCTGATGCTCCCCGACGTGGCCCGACTCGACATCGACCGCCCCGACGGCCCGGTGCAATGGCTCGTCCACCCCGACGGCTCCTGGGCCTACCACCACACCCCCACCCGCACCGTCGAACAGGGCGGACCCCGCCGGCTGTGGACCGAGGTGGAGGACCTCCACAGCCGGTGGACCGCGCACGGCAAGCCCGGCCGCCCGCAGATCGGCGTCACGCTCACCGCCGCCGGGCAACAGGTGTGGCTCAACAACCCCACCGAGATCATCGGGTGA
- the tgmA gene encoding putative ATP-grasp-modified RiPP, translated as MADDPLYPAAGFLPLGRPLGAVDHDAVPTSADRRPFGLRFAVVPAHPIPVDLTAVRYDPERQMSVDTTGAPVLGKHSTGATSTRTSDGYKSMDSDIDHTED; from the coding sequence GTGGCCGATGACCCGCTGTACCCGGCCGCCGGGTTCCTGCCGCTGGGCCGCCCGCTGGGCGCCGTCGACCACGACGCGGTGCCGACCTCGGCCGACCGGCGGCCGTTCGGGCTGCGCTTCGCCGTGGTACCGGCGCACCCGATCCCGGTGGACCTGACGGCGGTGCGTTACGACCCCGAGCGTCAGATGTCGGTCGATACCACCGGCGCCCCGGTGCTGGGCAAGCACTCGACCGGGGCGACCAGTACCCGCACCTCGGACGGGTACAAGAGCATGGATTCCGACATCGACCACACCGAGGACTGA
- the tgmB gene encoding ATP-grasp ribosomal peptide maturase, with amino-acid sequence MGDERTVLVLTQPYDVTADYVVAELAARDVPIFRCDPGDFPRTLTLVAQSGGGWRGSLRLPGRRAALHDLGCAYYRRPTAFELPAHLTDEERRWATREARMGLGGVLAAHPLWLNHPHDIARAEYKPVQLAAAGTVGLSAPPTLITNEPAAAERFVREHGGAVVKPLGSGVIAEAGTAKLIYTNRVCAEEIDHTVAGTAHLFQQQVDKAYEVRLTVVDDAWFAVRIDGASQATGLDWRTDYDALSYSVVTVPEAIRAAVSRLLARLRLRFGALDFIVTPHDEWIFLEINPNGQWAWLQDATGLPIAAAIADALTKETT; translated from the coding sequence GTGGGCGACGAGCGCACGGTGCTTGTGCTGACCCAGCCGTACGACGTGACCGCCGACTACGTGGTCGCGGAACTGGCAGCACGGGACGTGCCGATATTCCGGTGCGACCCCGGCGACTTCCCGCGGACGTTGACGCTCGTCGCGCAGTCGGGCGGAGGCTGGCGCGGCAGCCTCCGCCTACCCGGCCGCCGTGCCGCGCTGCACGACTTAGGGTGCGCCTACTACCGACGCCCGACCGCGTTCGAGCTGCCGGCGCACCTGACCGACGAAGAACGCCGCTGGGCCACCCGTGAGGCGCGCATGGGCCTCGGCGGGGTGCTCGCGGCGCATCCATTGTGGCTCAACCACCCGCACGACATCGCCCGTGCCGAGTACAAGCCGGTCCAGCTCGCCGCTGCCGGCACGGTCGGACTGTCCGCGCCCCCGACGTTGATCACGAACGAGCCGGCGGCGGCGGAGCGGTTCGTGCGCGAGCACGGCGGCGCGGTCGTCAAGCCGCTCGGCTCCGGTGTGATCGCCGAGGCCGGCACGGCGAAACTGATCTACACCAACCGGGTGTGCGCCGAGGAGATCGACCACACCGTTGCCGGCACCGCGCACCTGTTCCAACAGCAGGTGGACAAGGCGTACGAGGTGCGGCTGACGGTCGTTGATGATGCGTGGTTCGCCGTACGCATCGACGGCGCCTCGCAGGCGACGGGGCTGGACTGGCGCACCGATTACGACGCCCTGTCGTACTCGGTGGTGACCGTGCCCGAGGCGATCCGCGCGGCCGTGTCGCGGCTGCTGGCCCGGCTGCGGCTGCGCTTCGGCGCGCTGGACTTCATCGTCACCCCACACGACGAATGGATCTTCCTGGAGATCAACCCCAACGGGCAATGGGCGTGGCTGCAAGACGCCACCGGCCTACCCATCGCCGCCGCGATAGCCGACGCTCTGACCAAGGAGACGACATGA
- the gyrB gene encoding DNA topoisomerase (ATP-hydrolyzing) subunit B, translated as MAAQDKQEYGAESITVLEGLEAVRKRPGMYIGSTGERGLHHLVWEVVDNAVDEALAGYCDTIHVVLLADGGVRVTDNGRGFPVDLHPKLKKPGVEVALTVLHAGGKFDGKAYAVSGGLHGVGVSVVNALSTRMAVEIHKDGFVWRQRYDRSKPTPLEKGEPTDRTGSAVSFWPDPDVFETVDFDFQTIYRRLQEMAFLTRGLTIHLLDERVPEGVEGKVREVTFHYEGGIADFVRHLNASKNPIHKTVVEFGAEEEGMSVEIAMQWNESYGESVYTFANNINTHEGGTHEEGFRAALTSVVNRYGQDKKLLKGDEKLSGEDIREGLAAIISVKLTNPQFEGQTKTKLGNTPVKSFVQRVCNEWLVDWLDRNPAEAKIIITKASQAARARIAAQQARKLARRKSLLESGSMPGKLADCQSTDPRESEVFIVEGDSAGGSAKQGRDPRTQAILPIRGKILNVEKARIDRVLKNNEVQALITALGTGIHDDFDIEKLRYHKIVLMADADVDGQHIQTLLLTLLFRFMRPLVELGHVYLAAPPLYKIKWNRKGDDAQYAYSDRERDGLIALRQQKKPNARPDDIQRFKGLGEMNYPELWETTMNPATRTLRQVTLDDAATADELFSVLMGEDVEARRSFIQRNAKDVRFLDI; from the coding sequence GTGGCAGCGCAGGACAAGCAGGAGTACGGCGCCGAGTCGATCACCGTCCTCGAAGGGCTGGAGGCGGTCCGGAAGCGTCCCGGTATGTACATCGGGTCCACTGGTGAACGGGGCCTGCACCACCTGGTGTGGGAGGTCGTCGACAATGCTGTGGACGAGGCGCTGGCCGGGTACTGCGACACCATCCACGTGGTGCTGCTCGCCGACGGCGGGGTCCGGGTCACCGACAACGGCCGTGGCTTCCCGGTCGACCTCCATCCGAAGCTCAAGAAGCCGGGTGTCGAGGTGGCCCTGACCGTGCTGCACGCAGGCGGCAAGTTCGACGGCAAAGCGTACGCGGTCTCCGGCGGGCTGCACGGCGTCGGCGTGTCCGTGGTGAACGCCCTTTCCACCCGGATGGCAGTGGAGATCCACAAGGACGGCTTCGTCTGGCGGCAGCGGTACGACCGCTCCAAGCCGACCCCGCTGGAGAAGGGCGAGCCGACCGACCGTACCGGCTCGGCGGTCTCCTTCTGGCCCGACCCGGACGTGTTCGAGACCGTCGACTTCGACTTCCAGACCATCTACCGGCGCCTCCAGGAGATGGCCTTCCTCACCCGTGGCCTCACCATCCACCTGCTCGACGAGCGGGTTCCGGAGGGGGTTGAAGGCAAGGTCCGCGAGGTGACCTTCCACTACGAGGGCGGCATCGCCGACTTCGTCCGGCACCTCAACGCCTCGAAGAACCCGATCCACAAGACGGTGGTCGAGTTCGGTGCCGAGGAGGAGGGCATGTCGGTCGAGATCGCCATGCAGTGGAACGAATCGTACGGCGAGTCGGTCTACACTTTCGCCAACAACATCAACACGCACGAGGGCGGCACTCACGAGGAGGGCTTCCGGGCGGCGCTGACCAGCGTCGTCAACCGGTATGGCCAGGACAAGAAGCTGCTCAAGGGCGACGAGAAGCTGTCCGGCGAGGACATCCGTGAGGGTCTGGCCGCGATCATCTCGGTCAAGCTGACCAACCCGCAGTTCGAGGGCCAGACCAAGACCAAACTCGGCAACACGCCGGTGAAGAGCTTCGTCCAGCGCGTGTGCAACGAGTGGCTGGTCGACTGGCTGGACCGCAACCCGGCCGAGGCGAAGATCATCATCACCAAGGCATCCCAGGCGGCCCGCGCTCGGATCGCCGCGCAGCAGGCGCGCAAGCTGGCCCGACGCAAGTCGTTGCTGGAGTCCGGCTCGATGCCCGGCAAGCTGGCTGACTGCCAGTCCACCGATCCTCGGGAGTCCGAGGTCTTCATCGTGGAGGGCGACTCGGCCGGCGGCTCGGCCAAGCAGGGGCGTGACCCGCGTACCCAGGCGATCCTGCCGATCCGCGGCAAGATACTCAACGTGGAGAAGGCCCGCATCGACCGGGTCCTGAAGAACAACGAGGTCCAGGCGCTGATCACCGCGCTCGGCACCGGCATCCACGACGACTTCGACATCGAGAAGCTGCGCTACCACAAGATCGTCCTGATGGCCGACGCCGACGTCGACGGCCAGCACATCCAGACCCTGCTGCTCACCCTGCTGTTCCGTTTCATGCGGCCGCTGGTCGAGCTGGGCCACGTCTACCTGGCCGCGCCGCCGCTCTACAAGATCAAGTGGAACAGGAAGGGTGACGACGCACAGTACGCGTACTCCGACCGGGAGCGGGACGGGCTGATTGCCCTGCGTCAGCAGAAGAAGCCCAACGCCAGGCCCGACGACATCCAGCGGTTCAAGGGTCTCGGCGAGATGAACTATCCCGAGCTGTGGGAGACCACGATGAACCCGGCCACCCGCACCCTCCGCCAGGTGACGCTCGACGACGCCGCAACTGCCGACGAGTTGTTCAGCGTCCTGATGGGCGAGGACGTCGAGGCGCGCCGTTCGTTCATCCAACGCAACGCCAAGGACGTGCGGTTCCTGGACATCTGA